A stretch of Besnoitia besnoiti strain Bb-Ger1 chromosome III, whole genome shotgun sequence DNA encodes these proteins:
- a CDS encoding CDK-activating kinase assembly factor MAT1 protein (encoded by transcript BESB_043810) translates to MDNYECPVCYESCYYQPERKLFHSDVCKHRICGSCLHLHFGENGRGGVRGERRGFCPVCRTSLTRANYKETDPDMEVLEAEKEIRKRVEAIYNSTRERFPDTPAYDDYREKKEDIVYQLVRGSDEAVKRKLEAELRAYERQNLKTIQENKDVLKQREKEKIFQIVQREGVFYEVVKRRPALSRAAIAKENLVHPLERQYAPYFQEEQAPVLVTAEGGETARPLNPTIKEDSDVPRTRYRNRDQFEKAEIAGGYTQRLVFAKGLAELLGSVHFLLAQK, encoded by the exons ATGGATAACTACGAGTGCCCAGTCTGTTACGAAAGTTGTTACTACCAGCCGGAGCGGAAGCTCTTTCACTCAGACGTCTGCAAACACCGCATCTGCGGCTCGTGTCTGCATCTCCACTTTGGCGAAAATgggagaggcggcgtgcgaggcgagcggcgcggcttctgtCCCGTCTGCCGGACGAGCTTGACGCGCGCGAATTACAAAGAAACTGACCCCGATATGGAAGTGTTGGAAGCCGAAAAAGAAATTCGGAAACGAGTCGAAGCCAT TTACAATTCCACGCGCGAGCGTTTCCCCGACACACCTGCTTACGACGACTAccgggagaagaaagaggatATTG TTTATCAGCTTGTGCGTggaagcgacgaggcagTCAAGCGCAAGCTGGAGGCCGAACTGCGGGCGTATGAGCGGCAGAACTTGAAGACGATTCAGGAGAACAAGGATGTGCTCAaacagcgcgagaaggagaagattTTCCAAATCGTTCAGCGAGAGGGAGTCTTCTACGAGGTCGTCAAGCGGCGACCTGCCCTGTCCAGGGCCGCAATCGCGAAAGAAAACCTCGTTCAT CCCCTCGAGCGCCAGTATGCGCCATACTTTCAAGAGGAACAAGCGCCTGTCCTGGTGACAGCTGAGggaggcgagacagcgcgaCCGTTGAATCCGACGATCAAAGAAGACAGCGATgtgccgcggacgcgctaCAGAAACCGAGATCAGTTCGAAAAAGCTGAGATCGCTGGCGGATACACGCAGCGCCTGGTCTTTGCCAAGGGACTCGCTGAGTTGCTTGGTTCGGTCCATTTTCTGCTCGCGCAGAAATAA